The Cellulophaga sp. L1A9 genome window below encodes:
- a CDS encoding type IX secretion system membrane protein PorP/SprF: MKTLNLITSYYKWVFGILCLVGFLNTTSLTAQQDAQYTQYMYNTISVNPGYAGSRGHMSVGLLHRSQWLGLDGAPTTQTFNVHSPIGYRGVGLGLSIVNDKIGPTSETNFDVDFSYTIPVSTDAKISFGLKGSANLLDIRYSELNQYASDQTLQQDISNRLSPNIGAGVYYHTDKFYAGLSVPRFLETSHFDESSLSTAKEQMNFYLITGYVWDLNPNLKFKPALLTKLVQGAPLQVDASANFMFNDKLILGAAYRWSAAVSGMAGFYVSEGLLIGIAYDRETTDLGNTSFNDGSFEIVFRYDFIRTKGNMKSPRFF, translated from the coding sequence ATGAAAACCTTAAATCTTATTACCTCTTATTACAAATGGGTTTTTGGCATACTATGCTTAGTAGGCTTCTTAAATACCACAAGTCTTACTGCGCAACAAGATGCACAATACACCCAATATATGTATAACACCATAAGTGTAAATCCGGGTTATGCAGGTTCTAGAGGGCATATGAGTGTTGGTTTGTTACATAGATCTCAGTGGTTAGGCTTAGATGGTGCGCCCACGACACAAACATTTAATGTGCATTCTCCAATAGGATATAGAGGAGTAGGTTTAGGATTGTCTATAGTTAATGATAAAATTGGTCCCACTTCTGAGACAAATTTTGATGTAGATTTTTCGTATACTATTCCTGTTTCTACAGATGCCAAAATAAGTTTTGGACTAAAAGGAAGTGCTAATTTATTAGATATAAGATATTCTGAACTTAATCAATATGCTTCAGATCAAACCTTGCAACAGGATATAAGCAATCGTTTGTCGCCAAATATAGGCGCAGGGGTGTATTATCATACCGATAAATTTTATGCAGGTTTATCTGTGCCTCGATTTTTAGAAACTTCACATTTTGATGAATCTTCATTATCAACAGCTAAAGAACAAATGAACTTTTATTTAATTACAGGTTATGTTTGGGATTTAAACCCTAATTTAAAATTTAAACCTGCATTACTAACTAAATTAGTGCAAGGAGCACCGCTACAAGTAGATGCTTCGGCTAATTTTATGTTCAATGATAAGTTGATATTAGGAGCTGCCTACCGTTGGAGTGCTGCCGTGAGTGGTATGGCTGGGTTTTATGTTTCAGAAGGCTTGTTAATTGGTATTGCTTATGATCGCGAAACTACAGATCTAGGGAATACTAGTTTTAATGATGGATCTTTTGAAATTGTATTCCGATATGACTTCATTAGAACAAAAGGAAATATGAAATCGCCTAGATTCTTCTAA
- a CDS encoding 6-carboxytetrahydropterin synthase, with the protein MKVKVSRKAHFNAAHRLYNPDWSFEKNDAIFGLCNNPNFHGHNYELIVSITGKIDPETGFVIDVKILKDLIKSEIENAFDHKNLNIEVPEFANLNPTAENIAVVIYDKLRPHFTSDKDLEVVLYETPRNFVTYTGNDE; encoded by the coding sequence ATGAAAGTAAAAGTAAGTAGAAAAGCACATTTTAATGCTGCACATAGATTATACAATCCTGATTGGAGTTTCGAAAAAAATGACGCCATCTTTGGCCTGTGTAATAACCCTAATTTTCACGGTCACAATTATGAATTAATTGTAAGTATAACTGGTAAAATAGATCCTGAAACCGGTTTTGTAATCGACGTTAAAATCCTAAAAGATTTAATCAAAAGTGAAATCGAAAATGCTTTTGATCATAAAAATTTAAATATAGAAGTACCTGAGTTTGCAAATTTGAATCCTACAGCAGAGAATATTGCCGTGGTTATATATGATAAATTGAGACCACATTTTACTAGTGATAAAGATTTGGAAGTAGTTTTGTATGAGACTCCAAGAAATTTTGTTACTTACACCGGTAATGACGAATAG
- a CDS encoding Calx-beta domain-containing protein — translation MINKIILTFILLFSAVQMVRAQCSNTEYGIATSFAANITNTNNILGAPNNQSTVFGANSQLVVRLANPVLVGTQITIRLRRNTNNAGLLIYNSDQEASGYNNLAQYNSTNTALGSTINVTYTANRTIEYLLFLGNSNNGETFSVDAISYCAPDDPNILVDDVSISENSGSAIFNAVHDGSATAGSFSVNYLITAGSATAGVDYTTSSGVYTGTLNFNGTSGDTEQITVLITDDLDFEGPETYTISFTSVSDASVVITDTATGTINDNDIPANTPLTLFSEFNGYFDYALTGGSLRDTSNPTTSIVASSSNTLTTAVPATAQIKKAYLFWTHSGATPDLSITFENQTVAADYANQYVISSLSFYALFADVTTLINGIGVSNLNSTTFDFSDLNVDNSGSYASGNVTLGGWSLMIFYEEPTLPAVSINLYQGFIGYQNTSTPVSFALDGFYAISTVGAKATFLSWEGDPSSGGELLSLTTSLGTNELSGDGDNIGAVDNPFNGTIFDNTVVPNINNTTTFGLDLDTYDISTFIAPAESSVTANV, via the coding sequence GTGATAAATAAAATAATACTAACCTTTATACTGCTATTTTCTGCAGTACAGATGGTACGGGCACAATGTTCAAATACTGAATATGGTATAGCTACTAGTTTTGCAGCAAATATTACCAATACGAATAATATTTTGGGTGCTCCCAATAATCAATCTACTGTTTTTGGCGCTAATTCTCAATTAGTTGTTCGTTTAGCTAATCCAGTTCTGGTGGGTACTCAAATTACTATAAGACTTCGTAGAAATACCAATAATGCAGGGTTATTAATTTATAACTCAGATCAAGAAGCGAGCGGTTATAATAATTTAGCCCAATATAACTCAACAAACACAGCGCTAGGTTCAACAATAAATGTAACGTATACAGCAAACCGTACTATAGAATACCTATTATTTCTAGGCAATTCTAATAATGGAGAAACATTTAGTGTAGATGCTATCAGTTACTGTGCTCCAGATGACCCAAATATTTTAGTTGATGATGTTTCAATTTCAGAAAATTCAGGTTCTGCAATTTTTAATGCCGTTCATGATGGGTCAGCCACTGCAGGAAGTTTCTCTGTAAATTATCTTATAACAGCAGGCTCCGCAACAGCGGGTGTAGATTATACCACAAGTTCTGGAGTATATACAGGAACCCTAAATTTTAATGGTACCAGTGGAGATACAGAACAAATAACCGTTTTAATAACCGATGATTTAGATTTTGAAGGTCCGGAGACCTATACTATAAGTTTTACGTCAGTATCAGATGCATCAGTAGTTATTACAGATACAGCCACTGGAACAATTAACGATAATGATATCCCAGCAAATACACCATTAACATTGTTTTCAGAATTTAATGGCTATTTTGATTATGCATTAACAGGAGGGAGTTTAAGAGATACGTCTAATCCTACTACTTCCATAGTGGCTAGTTCTTCTAATACCTTAACAACCGCAGTTCCTGCAACTGCACAAATTAAAAAGGCATATTTGTTTTGGACTCATTCTGGCGCTACCCCTGATCTTTCTATAACATTTGAAAATCAAACTGTTGCTGCAGATTATGCGAATCAATATGTTATTAGTAGTTTATCATTTTATGCATTATTTGCTGATGTTACAACGTTGATTAACGGTATAGGAGTGAGCAATTTAAATAGTACCACTTTTGATTTTTCAGATTTAAATGTTGATAACTCGGGCAGTTACGCAAGTGGAAATGTTACCTTGGGTGGTTGGAGTTTGATGATCTTTTATGAAGAGCCAACCTTACCGGCAGTGTCTATTAATCTCTATCAAGGTTTTATCGGGTATCAAAATACTTCTACACCGGTTAGTTTTGCTTTAGATGGTTTCTATGCTATTTCTACCGTTGGTGCCAAAGCAACTTTCTTATCTTGGGAAGGTGATCCATCTAGTGGTGGTGAACTATTATCACTAACTACTTCTTTGGGAACTAATGAATTGTCTGGTGATGGTGATAATATAGGTGCAGTTGACAATCCTTTTAATGGAACCATTTTTGACAATACTGTTGTGCCAAATATTAATAACACCACAACTTTTGGCCTAGATTTAGACACCTACGATATTTCTACATTTATTGCTCCTGCAGAATCTTCAGTAACTGCAAATGTATAA
- a CDS encoding OmpA family protein has protein sequence MVRKILFTVGLLLISIGSLSAQEKSLERANTKYDEFSFSPAIDIYKKVLDKGFVSAELLKKLGNSYYFNAEYKNASEIYERLVTEYQSEVTPDYYFRYAQTLRSLGEYEAADDLMQKFSEITSAEDYRANNFTSDRDYRKEIKENSGRYTLKSFEFNTVYSEFAPAYYKEGLLFSSDRDTGNLARYRHTWNSKDFLDIYKVNADSLSMGRVVKMNKNINTRLHESTVAATRGGSVIYFTRNNFKEGKSTKDENGVIRLKIFRAIIQDSIVAYLEELPFNSDSYSVAHPALSPDEKTLYFASDMPGTLGESDIFKVTINDDRTFSTPENLGSSINTEARETFPFVSSEDVLYFSSEGHPGLGGLDVFATKIRDNDYTGNVKNVGEPINGQLDDFTFIFNEDDRTGYFASNRATGLGNDDIYSFVENIPLQLECRQEISGVVRDKISNQVLVGATVKVINEDNIEILQTLTDANGYYEILIDCDQGNFVRAMTDGYIPSEEYMGESDGEPKVIDFYLERDKVSGGFGDDLAKLLQLSTIYFDLNKYNIRPDAEIEIQKVIAAMEKYPSLKIKVNSHTDSRGKDAYNLWLSQKRAESTVGYMVSKGIAADRLEGEGFGETKLVNNCGNNSKCSSKEHDLNRRSEFIIRE, from the coding sequence ATGGTTAGAAAAATACTTTTTACAGTAGGTCTACTACTTATTTCAATTGGAAGTTTATCCGCACAAGAAAAAAGTCTTGAACGCGCTAATACCAAATATGACGAATTCTCGTTTAGCCCTGCTATCGATATTTATAAGAAGGTTCTTGATAAAGGTTTTGTTTCAGCAGAACTATTAAAGAAGTTAGGAAATTCTTATTACTTCAATGCTGAATATAAAAATGCATCTGAAATTTATGAAAGGCTGGTAACGGAATATCAATCGGAGGTAACTCCAGATTATTATTTTAGATACGCACAGACCTTAAGAAGTTTAGGAGAATATGAGGCGGCGGATGATTTAATGCAGAAATTTTCAGAGATCACTTCTGCCGAAGATTATAGAGCTAATAACTTTACTTCGGATAGAGATTATAGAAAAGAGATTAAGGAAAATTCGGGGAGATATACCCTTAAGTCATTTGAATTTAATACGGTATATTCAGAGTTTGCACCTGCATATTATAAAGAAGGTTTGTTGTTTTCGTCAGATAGAGATACAGGTAACTTAGCGAGATATAGACATACTTGGAATTCTAAAGATTTCTTAGACATCTATAAAGTAAATGCAGATAGTCTTTCTATGGGTAGGGTTGTTAAAATGAATAAAAACATTAACACCCGATTGCATGAATCTACAGTAGCAGCAACTAGAGGTGGCAGTGTAATATACTTTACGAGAAACAATTTCAAAGAAGGTAAATCTACAAAAGATGAAAACGGAGTAATTCGTTTAAAGATTTTTAGAGCTATTATCCAAGATAGTATAGTAGCGTATCTTGAAGAGCTTCCTTTTAATAGTGATAGCTATTCTGTTGCGCACCCGGCGTTGAGTCCTGATGAAAAAACATTGTACTTTGCATCAGATATGCCTGGTACTTTGGGTGAATCAGATATTTTTAAAGTAACAATCAACGATGATAGAACATTTAGTACGCCTGAGAATCTTGGGAGTTCAATAAATACTGAAGCAAGAGAAACATTTCCTTTTGTATCAAGTGAAGATGTATTATACTTTTCTTCAGAAGGCCACCCGGGTTTAGGAGGCTTAGATGTTTTTGCGACTAAAATTAGGGATAACGATTATACGGGTAACGTAAAAAATGTTGGGGAGCCTATAAACGGGCAGTTAGATGACTTTACGTTTATATTTAATGAAGATGACAGAACGGGGTATTTTGCATCTAATAGAGCTACTGGTTTAGGAAATGATGATATCTATAGTTTTGTAGAAAACATCCCATTACAATTAGAATGTAGACAGGAAATTTCAGGTGTCGTTAGAGATAAAATTTCGAATCAGGTTTTGGTAGGAGCTACTGTAAAAGTGATCAACGAAGACAATATTGAAATTTTACAAACACTTACGGATGCTAACGGGTATTATGAAATTTTAATTGATTGTGATCAAGGAAATTTTGTTCGTGCTATGACAGATGGGTATATTCCGTCAGAAGAGTATATGGGAGAATCTGATGGCGAGCCTAAAGTAATTGATTTTTACTTAGAACGTGATAAGGTTTCAGGTGGTTTTGGTGACGATTTAGCGAAGTTATTGCAATTGAGTACGATATATTTCGATCTAAATAAATATAATATTAGACCAGATGCAGAAATTGAGATTCAGAAAGTAATTGCAGCCATGGAGAAGTATCCTAGTTTGAAAATTAAAGTTAATTCTCATACGGATAGTCGTGGTAAAGATGCTTATAACTTATGGTTGTCTCAAAAAAGAGCAGAATCTACGGTTGGTTATATGGTTTCAAAAGGAATTGCTGCAGATAGATTAGAGGGTGAAGGTTTCGGAGAAACCAAACTGGTAAATAATTGCGGTAACAATTCTAAATGTTCTTCTAAGGAGCATGATTTAAACAGAAGATCAGAATTTATTATTAGGGAATAA
- the idi gene encoding isopentenyl-diphosphate Delta-isomerase, with protein sequence MKEEHVILVNQSDEQIGTMPKMEAHEKAVLHRAFSVFIMNKNGETMLQQRAAHKYHSPLLWTNTCCSHQRVGETNIQAGKRRLQEEMGFEAELKELFSFIYKAPFDNGLTEYELDHVMVGYFDASPEINPDEVADWKWMKPEDVKKDISENPENYTAWFKIIFEKFYSYITQHKFES encoded by the coding sequence TTGAAAGAAGAACACGTAATCCTTGTAAATCAATCTGATGAACAAATAGGCACAATGCCAAAAATGGAGGCACATGAAAAAGCGGTTTTACATCGCGCCTTTTCAGTGTTTATCATGAATAAAAATGGAGAAACTATGTTGCAACAACGTGCAGCACATAAATACCATTCGCCATTATTATGGACCAATACATGTTGCAGTCATCAACGTGTGGGAGAAACAAATATTCAAGCTGGAAAAAGAAGACTCCAAGAAGAAATGGGTTTTGAAGCGGAGCTAAAAGAATTATTCTCATTTATTTACAAAGCACCTTTTGATAATGGGTTAACAGAATATGAACTCGATCATGTAATGGTGGGTTATTTTGATGCTTCTCCGGAAATTAATCCAGATGAAGTAGCCGATTGGAAATGGATGAAACCTGAAGATGTTAAGAAGGATATTTCAGAAAATCCTGAGAACTATACCGCCTGGTTTAAGATTATTTTTGAAAAATTCTATAGTTACATTACCCAACATAAATTTGAATCATGA
- a CDS encoding right-handed parallel beta-helix repeat-containing protein — protein sequence MGGDFVLLNAVVLKVPSNLISGNIFEDVNYPGGSGRNLNNASGVGISNVTVELYDSFNTLMETTTTNLSGDYSFAGMVNGNYSIRVVNSTVISTRGGGATCSTCYGVQTFRVENSTGLSEIVNEVGGANPSLQDSNPGVFTGAQSISVVALANNGKANIDFGFNFNTIVNTNEDGQGSLNQFIINSNDLDETGLDIAANSIFDPAAGEDISIFMIPPTGDAQGRTADTNYSSGIFDIFIPNTKSLAVITDDNTSIDGRTQTAYSGDTNTGTTGLGGSNVGVSVNTLTTFANPEIQIHRNAGDLIRIQALNTVIRNVSIYANNNAGIRLDSGAALITENLIGVNAQGNNSGNIDYGVEVVGGEIVIRDNYIATTSDAGILINGGTSTLIQGNQITANGTGACFDNIKIQNGSSINITGNLIEKAGALGIDTDGYAGNLVISENTILNSGQNGGDCSGSIENAGIKLDGNNSIILKNIIASNGGAGIVISGGTTTGNLISQNSIFANGTAAPALGIDLDATDLIGDGITLNDSSDGDSGPNGLLNFPVISNAFISGANLVIEGWSRPGATIEVFLTDINEGSAVTGDNQLGLSTDYGEGQTYLATVTEGSAADVSAAVSPYTDVDGNTDNSNKFKFVIPGPLTIAAGNFITSTATISNSTSEFSPFSMIKNYTVITNRRITYRVKKN from the coding sequence ATGGGAGGAGATTTTGTGCTCTTGAATGCAGTAGTGCTAAAAGTGCCATCCAATTTAATTTCTGGAAATATTTTTGAAGATGTCAATTATCCGGGCGGGTCAGGTCGTAATTTAAACAATGCTTCAGGGGTTGGAATATCTAATGTTACCGTTGAACTTTATGACAGTTTCAATACGTTAATGGAGACTACGACAACCAATTTAAGTGGTGATTATTCTTTTGCTGGTATGGTCAATGGCAATTATTCTATACGAGTTGTAAATTCAACCGTAATATCAACTAGAGGTGGCGGAGCTACCTGTAGCACATGCTATGGAGTGCAAACTTTTAGGGTAGAAAATAGTACAGGATTGTCAGAAATAGTTAACGAAGTAGGTGGTGCCAATCCTTCATTACAAGATAGCAATCCAGGTGTTTTTACGGGTGCGCAGAGTATAAGTGTTGTTGCCCTTGCAAATAATGGAAAAGCTAATATCGATTTTGGTTTTAATTTTAATACAATAGTTAATACTAATGAGGATGGACAAGGATCTTTAAATCAATTTATAATAAATTCCAATGATTTAGATGAAACAGGCTTAGATATCGCTGCCAATAGTATTTTTGATCCTGCTGCTGGAGAAGATATTTCCATATTTATGATTCCTCCTACGGGTGATGCTCAGGGAAGAACGGCGGATACAAATTATTCATCAGGTATTTTTGATATCTTCATTCCTAATACTAAATCCTTAGCTGTTATTACAGATGACAATACGAGTATTGATGGCAGAACGCAAACGGCATATTCTGGAGATACAAATACAGGAACTACTGGGCTAGGTGGCTCTAATGTTGGTGTTTCTGTAAATACTTTAACAACTTTTGCTAATCCTGAAATTCAGATTCATAGAAATGCAGGAGATTTAATAAGAATTCAAGCGCTGAATACAGTAATTAGGAATGTATCAATATATGCAAATAATAATGCCGGAATTCGTTTAGATTCAGGAGCTGCTTTAATTACAGAAAATCTTATAGGTGTTAACGCTCAAGGTAATAATTCAGGGAATATTGATTATGGTGTTGAAGTTGTTGGCGGTGAAATTGTTATACGTGATAATTATATTGCAACGACATCAGATGCAGGTATATTAATTAATGGAGGTACCAGTACATTAATTCAAGGTAATCAAATTACAGCAAATGGTACAGGGGCTTGTTTTGATAATATAAAGATTCAAAATGGTTCTAGTATTAATATTACAGGTAATTTAATTGAAAAAGCAGGTGCACTTGGTATTGATACAGATGGCTATGCTGGCAATTTAGTAATTAGTGAAAACACAATACTAAATTCTGGACAAAATGGTGGTGATTGTAGTGGTTCAATAGAGAATGCAGGAATCAAATTAGACGGTAATAATTCAATAATTTTAAAAAATATAATAGCTTCTAATGGAGGGGCAGGAATTGTTATTTCTGGTGGCACAACTACTGGGAATTTAATATCACAGAATTCCATTTTTGCGAATGGAACAGCAGCCCCCGCGCTAGGAATAGATTTAGATGCAACAGATTTAATAGGAGATGGAATAACACTTAATGACTCCAGTGATGGAGATTCAGGTCCTAACGGATTATTAAATTTCCCTGTGATTTCCAATGCATTTATATCTGGAGCAAATTTAGTTATTGAAGGATGGTCACGACCAGGAGCAACAATTGAAGTGTTTTTAACCGATATTAATGAAGGTAGTGCTGTTACAGGAGATAATCAATTGGGTCTTTCTACAGATTATGGTGAAGGACAAACATATCTCGCTACAGTGACCGAAGGTTCTGCTGCAGATGTATCCGCAGCAGTGAGTCCTTACACAGATGTAGATGGTAATACAGATAATTCAAATAAATTTAAATTTGTGATACCTGGACCGCTTACTATTGCTGCGGGTAATTTTATTACTTCAACAGCAACAATCTCAAATTCTACTTCAGAATTCTCACCGTTTAGTATGATCAAAAATTATACGGTAATCACAAATAGAAGGATAACCTATCGGGTAAAGAAAAATTAA
- a CDS encoding type I phosphomannose isomerase catalytic subunit, whose amino-acid sequence MNLYPLKFNPILKERLWGGTKLGDIFGKPIENDITGESWEISTVKGDVSVVSSGEVKGQSLQDLIDSDAEALLGKSVVARFGKEFPILIKFIDAKQDLSIQLHPNDELAKKRHNSFGKTEMWYIMDADEGADLIVGFNKDVTKEEYQKSIEDDKLLDLLNYEKVKEGDTFFINTGKIHAIGAGVVLAEIQQTSDVTYRVFDFNRKDKAGNLRELHTELALDAMDYDKKDDFKVGYDKNTDTVNEMVDCPYFKTNYIKLTKDLKQDVANRDSFTIYMCVSGEAIVANEFGEATVKKGETVLVSANSKSIELKSKGATLLEVTI is encoded by the coding sequence ATGAATTTATATCCTTTAAAATTTAATCCTATTCTAAAAGAACGTCTTTGGGGCGGAACCAAATTAGGCGATATTTTTGGTAAACCTATCGAGAATGATATTACAGGTGAGAGCTGGGAAATATCAACAGTTAAAGGCGATGTCTCTGTAGTATCTAGTGGTGAGGTAAAAGGACAATCGCTTCAAGATTTAATTGATAGTGATGCAGAAGCGCTTTTAGGGAAAAGTGTGGTAGCGCGTTTTGGAAAAGAATTTCCTATTTTAATTAAGTTTATTGATGCAAAACAAGATTTATCCATTCAATTGCATCCTAATGATGAATTGGCTAAAAAACGTCATAATTCTTTCGGTAAAACCGAAATGTGGTATATCATGGATGCCGATGAAGGGGCAGATTTAATTGTTGGTTTTAACAAGGATGTTACTAAAGAGGAATATCAAAAAAGTATAGAAGACGATAAGCTTTTAGATTTATTAAATTATGAGAAAGTAAAAGAAGGCGATACCTTCTTTATCAACACAGGAAAAATACATGCTATTGGAGCAGGGGTGGTCTTGGCAGAAATTCAACAAACATCAGATGTTACTTATCGTGTCTTTGATTTTAATAGAAAAGATAAAGCGGGTAATTTACGCGAATTGCATACAGAATTAGCGTTAGATGCAATGGATTATGATAAAAAGGATGATTTTAAAGTAGGGTACGATAAGAATACTGATACTGTAAATGAAATGGTAGACTGTCCTTATTTTAAAACAAACTACATTAAACTAACAAAGGATTTAAAACAAGATGTTGCAAATCGAGATTCTTTTACTATCTACATGTGTGTGTCTGGTGAAGCAATAGTTGCGAATGAATTTGGAGAAGCGACCGTTAAAAAAGGAGAAACTGTTTTGGTTTCAGCTAATTCAAAATCAATCGAATTAAAATCTAAAGGAGCTACACTTTTGGAAGTTACGATATAA
- a CDS encoding gliding motility-associated C-terminal domain-containing protein gives MKAINTYKLVFAILIGLLCSNWASAQFLLQAPNSTDENNYKWYNASDTSTVLGTDFFYEVSQPGVYFATYDGTTCGKNATSYFILTDCEAPNNEVTLDITANVPVGANISWSPALTGDQIAPQITATKDVVKYLATLVKAGNAKNLPSFTVVCMSQAANLVDDVATVDEDDSVMIPIFDNDTELPVAGTLTTSDPANGTIVIDDNGTPNNPSDDILTYIPSPDFNGEDTFTYTICNTFGDCSTATVTVDVLPIVDAFDDVVTTEENMPISIDNWQANDNDLPTVGTLTVTTPTNGTLVVDDNGTPNDPSDDVITYTPNTDFSGTDTFEYTVCDTLGNCSTATITVITTDQVDLDSDDDGILDAWEDLNTDNDNDPATNPTDSDGDGIADYLDIDSDDDGIPDNVEAQATADYMAPSGIDANGNGLDDAYEQDGNLGIIPVNTDFEDLPDYLDDDSDNDNVPDYIEAHDHDHDGIPDVVFIGSDKDNDGLDDGFEGNTTIDIDVNDEVNDPWADLPNTDNDDESDYRDTDDDDDGIFTADEDVNLDGDYANDDTDGNGIPNYLDLDLEEFSTDEEVEVFNVVTPNGDGVHDYLTISGLENFPNNTIKIYNRWGVLVFVTKAYNTQGNIFTGSSNGRVTVQKDNMLPVGTYFYILDYGDASGTMKSKSGYIYINR, from the coding sequence TTGAAAGCAATCAACACATATAAGCTTGTATTCGCCATCCTAATCGGATTGCTATGTTCTAATTGGGCAAGTGCACAATTCTTACTGCAAGCACCGAATAGTACAGACGAAAATAATTATAAATGGTATAATGCCTCTGATACTAGTACCGTATTAGGTACAGACTTCTTCTATGAAGTAAGTCAGCCAGGCGTATATTTTGCAACTTATGATGGAACTACATGTGGTAAAAATGCAACCAGTTATTTTATATTAACCGATTGTGAAGCACCTAATAATGAGGTGACATTAGACATCACAGCAAACGTTCCGGTTGGTGCAAATATTAGCTGGTCTCCCGCATTAACAGGAGATCAAATAGCACCTCAAATTACAGCAACTAAAGATGTTGTTAAATATTTGGCGACTTTAGTAAAAGCGGGTAATGCTAAGAATCTGCCTTCTTTTACCGTAGTTTGTATGAGTCAGGCTGCTAATTTAGTAGATGATGTGGCCACAGTAGATGAAGACGACTCAGTAATGATTCCTATCTTTGATAATGATACAGAATTGCCTGTCGCAGGAACCTTAACAACATCAGATCCAGCGAATGGAACTATTGTTATTGATGATAATGGTACGCCAAATAATCCTTCGGATGATATACTAACTTATATTCCTAGTCCAGATTTTAATGGTGAGGATACGTTTACTTATACCATCTGTAATACGTTCGGAGATTGCAGTACAGCTACGGTTACAGTAGATGTTCTGCCTATTGTAGATGCCTTTGATGATGTGGTGACCACAGAAGAAAACATGCCTATAAGCATAGACAATTGGCAAGCTAATGATAACGATTTACCAACAGTGGGTACGCTTACGGTAACTACACCTACCAATGGTACTTTGGTTGTAGACGATAATGGTACGCCAAATGATCCATCGGATGATGTGATCACTTATACACCAAATACCGATTTCTCAGGAACAGATACTTTTGAGTATACCGTTTGTGATACTTTAGGGAATTGTAGTACTGCTACGATTACTGTAATTACAACAGATCAGGTAGATTTAGATAGTGATGATGACGGAATTTTAGATGCTTGGGAAGATCTAAATACCGATAATGATAATGATCCTGCTACAAACCCAACGGATTCAGATGGGGATGGTATCGCAGATTATTTAGACATTGATAGTGATGACGACGGAATTCCGGATAACGTAGAAGCACAAGCTACTGCAGATTATATGGCACCTAGCGGAATAGATGCCAATGGTAATGGCTTAGATGACGCCTATGAGCAAGACGGAAATCTTGGAATAATTCCTGTAAACACAGACTTTGAAGATTTACCAGATTATTTAGATGATGATAGTGATAATGACAATGTGCCAGATTATATAGAAGCACACGATCATGATCATGATGGTATTCCAGATGTGGTATTTATCGGTTCTGATAAAGATAATGATGGTCTAGATGATGGTTTTGAAGGCAATACAACCATAGATATTGACGTTAATGATGAAGTAAACGATCCATGGGCAGATTTACCAAACACGGATAATGACGATGAATCAGATTATAGAGATACGGATGATGACGATGATGGAATTTTTACAGCAGATGAAGATGTAAATCTTGATGGTGATTATGCTAATGATGATACCGATGGTAATGGAATACCTAATTACTTAGATCTAGATTTAGAAGAATTCTCAACAGATGAAGAAGTAGAAGTATTCAATGTGGTTACGCCAAACGGAGATGGAGTACATGATTACTTGACCATCTCAGGATTAGAAAATTTCCCGAACAATACCATCAAAATTTACAACAGATGGGGTGTGTTAGTTTTTGTAACGAAAGCGTATAACACTCAAGGGAATATTTTTACAGGAAGTTCTAACGGCCGTGTTACGGTACAAAAAGACAATATGTTGCCTGTAGGTACGTATTTCTATATTTTAGATTATGGAGATGCATCGGGTACTATGAAATCAAAATCAGGATATATTTATATAAACAGATAG